The Lysobacter gummosus genome includes a region encoding these proteins:
- a CDS encoding enoyl-CoA hydratase/isomerase family protein, translating to MTESPLLIADRGAVRQISVNRPDKLNALNAATLDALLAAFEAAEADPAVRAVVLTGAGPKAFVAGADISEMNALTPVQGRDFSLRGQKLMRRIEKMPKPVIAMINGFALGGGLELAMGCHLRLAADSAKIGQPEINLGLIPGFGGTQRLLRLAGRAATLELCLLGAPIDAARAKELGIVNRVVAAAELEAETFKLAEQLAASAPLALRGVLDCVAVGGECGIEEGLEYETAQFGLMFSTDDMREGTTAFLERRKPAFHGR from the coding sequence ATGACCGAATCGCCTTTGCTGATCGCCGATCGCGGCGCCGTGCGCCAGATCTCCGTGAACCGTCCGGACAAGCTGAACGCGCTCAACGCAGCCACCCTGGACGCCCTGCTGGCCGCCTTCGAGGCCGCCGAGGCCGACCCGGCGGTGCGTGCCGTGGTCCTGACCGGGGCCGGCCCGAAGGCCTTCGTCGCCGGTGCCGATATCTCGGAAATGAACGCTTTGACCCCGGTCCAGGGCCGCGATTTCTCCCTGCGCGGGCAGAAACTGATGCGCCGGATCGAGAAAATGCCCAAGCCAGTGATCGCGATGATCAACGGTTTCGCCCTCGGCGGCGGCCTGGAACTGGCGATGGGCTGCCATCTGCGCCTGGCCGCGGACAGCGCCAAGATCGGCCAGCCCGAGATCAACCTCGGCCTGATTCCCGGTTTCGGCGGCACCCAGCGCCTGCTGCGCCTGGCCGGCCGTGCCGCGACCCTGGAGCTGTGCCTGCTCGGCGCGCCGATCGACGCGGCGCGGGCGAAGGAGTTGGGCATCGTCAACCGGGTCGTCGCCGCGGCCGAACTGGAAGCGGAGACCTTCAAACTGGCCGAGCAACTGGCCGCGTCCGCGCCGCTGGCGCTGCGCGGCGTGCTCGACTGCGTCGCGGTCGGCGGCGAATGCGGCATCGAAGAAGGTCTGGAATACGAGACCGCGCAATTCGGCTTGATGTTCTCCACCGACGACATGCGCGAAGGCACCACGGCGTTCTTGGAACGGCGCAAGCCGGCGTTCCACGGCCGTTGA